From a region of the Hymenobacter jejuensis genome:
- a CDS encoding tetratricopeptide repeat protein — protein sequence MRRIVAFSFLLLSLLLAEQSAAQQKPAPDKAASSAEKKPRKLTRRERKELAKRAEIETAGQQARPLSERDREMSESFFVDGVKYVLLEDYNKALERLLKAYALNPTNAAINYKIAETNLLSGNLKDATNFAQSAVKLDPKNAYYYLLLAQIYTSQKQYDDAAKVYTSLIHDVPGSNYYLFNLADLYMAQGKLDEALATFDQAEKQFGPIDEVSFKKQQIYLKQNKLDKALQEGESLIKANPEEVRYVLAQAELYASNNRPADAIRVANQALKQDPDNPQARMILADVYRQQGNAAESEKQIKLAFESPALDIDDKVRILVDYIRQLPNPKLNATALDLAGITMRVHPKEAKAFAVAGDIQIITENKKDARDSYLKAIHLDNSKFQIWQQVVLIDAELNQIDSLQRHTDQALELFPNQASLWFYNGVAHLLKKEPTKGVKSLEYGRKLATDNPELLAQFDTQLGDAYHELKDYPKSDAAYEAALAFDANNAQALNNYSYYLSLRGEKLDKAKEMSGKLVKQFPDNDTYLDTYAWVLYKLKDYNGARQYLEKALKTSTDGNVIEHYGDVLFQLGQKEQALTEWQRAKKTGEASALIDRKIKEKKLYE from the coding sequence ATGCGTCGAATTGTTGCTTTTTCCTTTCTCCTCCTAAGCCTGCTGTTGGCGGAACAGAGTGCTGCTCAGCAGAAGCCTGCGCCCGATAAGGCAGCCTCCTCAGCTGAGAAAAAGCCGCGCAAGCTCACGCGCCGCGAGCGCAAGGAGCTGGCTAAGCGCGCCGAAATAGAAACGGCCGGGCAGCAAGCCCGGCCGCTCTCGGAGCGCGACCGGGAAATGAGCGAGTCGTTTTTCGTCGACGGCGTGAAGTATGTGTTGCTCGAGGACTACAACAAGGCACTAGAGCGGTTGCTCAAAGCCTATGCCCTCAACCCAACCAACGCCGCCATTAACTACAAGATAGCCGAGACCAACCTGTTGAGCGGCAATCTGAAAGACGCCACCAATTTTGCGCAGTCGGCCGTTAAGCTTGATCCGAAGAACGCGTACTACTATCTGCTATTGGCCCAAATTTATACGTCGCAGAAACAGTACGACGACGCGGCGAAGGTGTACACTAGCCTGATTCACGACGTCCCGGGATCGAACTATTACCTTTTCAACCTCGCCGATCTGTACATGGCGCAGGGCAAGCTGGACGAAGCGCTCGCGACGTTTGACCAAGCCGAAAAGCAGTTTGGGCCCATCGACGAAGTATCCTTTAAGAAGCAACAGATCTACTTGAAACAGAACAAGTTAGATAAAGCACTGCAAGAAGGAGAATCCCTGATCAAAGCTAACCCGGAAGAAGTGCGGTACGTGCTGGCGCAAGCCGAGCTGTACGCGTCCAATAATCGGCCGGCTGATGCCATTCGAGTGGCAAACCAAGCACTAAAGCAGGATCCCGACAACCCACAGGCTCGCATGATTCTGGCTGATGTGTACCGGCAGCAGGGCAATGCTGCTGAGTCGGAAAAACAGATCAAGCTGGCGTTTGAAAGCCCCGCGCTCGACATCGACGATAAAGTGCGTATTCTGGTCGATTACATTCGGCAACTTCCCAACCCCAAGCTGAACGCTACGGCGTTGGATCTCGCGGGCATCACGATGCGCGTGCATCCCAAAGAAGCCAAGGCCTTTGCAGTAGCCGGTGATATTCAGATCATTACCGAAAACAAAAAGGACGCCCGCGATTCCTATCTCAAAGCCATTCACCTCGACAACTCCAAGTTTCAGATTTGGCAGCAGGTGGTGCTGATTGATGCGGAACTAAACCAAATCGACTCGTTGCAGCGGCACACCGACCAGGCGCTGGAGCTATTTCCCAATCAGGCGTCGCTGTGGTTTTACAACGGTGTAGCGCACCTGCTGAAGAAGGAGCCGACAAAAGGCGTGAAATCGTTGGAATATGGTCGCAAGCTCGCCACTGATAACCCGGAGTTGCTGGCCCAATTTGATACCCAACTCGGCGACGCCTACCATGAGCTAAAGGACTACCCCAAATCCGACGCGGCCTACGAGGCAGCTTTGGCTTTCGACGCCAACAATGCCCAAGCGCTGAATAACTACAGCTATTACCTCTCGTTGCGGGGCGAGAAGCTCGACAAGGCGAAAGAAATGTCGGGGAAATTGGTCAAGCAGTTTCCCGACAACGATACTTACCTCGACACCTACGCGTGGGTGTTGTACAAATTAAAAGATTACAACGGAGCGCGGCAATACTTAGAAAAAGCCCTAAAAACCAGCACCGACGGCAACGTTATTGAGCACTACGGCGACGTGTTGTTTCAGCTGGGCCAGAAAGAGCAAGCCCTGACCGAATGGCAGCGCGCTAAGAAAACGGGCGAAGCATCGGCCCTGATTGACCGCAAGATCAAAGAGAAAAAACTGTATGAGTAG
- a CDS encoding sugar phosphate nucleotidyltransferase, translating into MKIIVPMAGMGKRMRPHTLTVPKPLIPIAGKPIVQRLVEDIAKVCGEPVDEVAFIVGRFGETVEKSLVKIAESVGAKGTIYYQDEPLGTAHAILCAKDSLTGPLVVAFADTLFKADFTLDTSADGTIWVQRVDDPRPFGVVKLDDQGRITELVEKPEQFVSDLAIIGIYYFKDGDYLRNELQYLLDNDIKDKGEYQLTNALENMKNKGTVFVPGRVTEWLDCGNKDATVFTNQRYLEYLQERGEKLVAASAKLTNAVVIQPVYIGENVIITNSVVGPHVSLGDNSNVRDSVVTNSIVQQSATILNASVTNSMIGNHASVTSKPHDLSVGDYNTLRV; encoded by the coding sequence ATGAAAATCATCGTCCCGATGGCCGGCATGGGCAAACGCATGCGCCCCCACACGCTCACCGTTCCCAAGCCTCTGATTCCGATTGCCGGAAAACCCATTGTACAGCGCCTCGTGGAAGATATCGCCAAGGTCTGCGGCGAGCCCGTCGACGAAGTGGCTTTCATTGTAGGTCGTTTTGGCGAAACAGTAGAGAAGAGCCTGGTAAAAATTGCGGAATCGGTAGGTGCCAAGGGCACGATTTACTACCAAGACGAGCCCCTGGGCACAGCCCACGCCATTTTGTGCGCCAAGGATTCGCTGACCGGACCGTTGGTGGTAGCTTTCGCCGACACGTTGTTTAAAGCGGATTTCACGCTTGACACCTCTGCCGACGGCACCATTTGGGTACAGCGCGTAGACGACCCACGGCCGTTTGGCGTGGTAAAGCTCGACGACCAAGGCCGCATCACCGAACTGGTAGAAAAGCCTGAGCAATTCGTTTCGGATTTGGCCATCATCGGCATCTATTACTTCAAGGACGGCGACTACCTGCGCAACGAGTTGCAGTATTTGCTCGACAACGATATCAAGGACAAAGGTGAATACCAGCTCACCAACGCCCTTGAAAACATGAAAAACAAAGGCACAGTGTTCGTGCCCGGCCGCGTTACCGAGTGGCTCGATTGCGGCAACAAAGACGCTACGGTTTTCACCAACCAACGCTACTTAGAATACCTGCAAGAGCGCGGCGAGAAATTGGTAGCTGCCTCGGCCAAGCTTACAAATGCTGTAGTCATTCAGCCGGTGTATATCGGTGAAAATGTGATCATTACCAATTCCGTAGTTGGTCCGCACGTATCTTTGGGCGACAACTCCAACGTGCGCGATTCGGTGGTGACCAATTCCATCGTGCAGCAGTCGGCCACGATCCTCAATGCCAGCGTGACTAACTCCATGATTGGCAACCACGCCAGCGTTACCAGCAAGCCCCACGACCTGAGCGTGGGCGACTATAACACCCTGCGGGTGTGA
- the dut gene encoding dUTP diphosphatase — MQVPIINRSRHELPSYQTAHAAGMDVRANLEEAVTLKPLQRALIPTGLFLEIPVGYEAQVRPRSGLAYKHGIGLVNSPGTIDADYRGELKVLLVNLSADEFVVQDGERIAQLVVARHETVEWQAVEELTETGRGAGGYGSTGTK, encoded by the coding sequence ATGCAAGTTCCTATTATTAATCGCTCGCGTCACGAACTGCCTTCTTATCAAACCGCGCATGCCGCCGGAATGGACGTGCGGGCCAACCTAGAAGAGGCCGTTACGTTGAAGCCCCTGCAACGAGCACTTATTCCAACGGGTCTTTTCCTGGAAATTCCGGTAGGTTATGAGGCGCAGGTACGGCCGCGTAGCGGCTTAGCTTACAAGCACGGCATTGGGCTCGTCAATAGCCCCGGCACCATCGACGCCGATTACCGTGGCGAACTCAAAGTACTGTTGGTCAATCTTTCTGCGGATGAATTTGTAGTGCAAGACGGCGAGCGCATTGCCCAGCTTGTGGTAGCCCGCCACGAAACCGTTGAGTGGCAGGCCGTTGAAGAGCTTACCGAAACCGGGCGCGGCGCCGGCGGCTACGGTAGCACCGGCACCAAATAG
- a CDS encoding lipopolysaccharide biosynthesis protein, translated as MSSIAKRLAGQTAVYGISSIVGRVLSYLLVPMYTGRFVAAQYGIVTGLYAYVSFLNVVFTYGMETTYFRFANRPGTDRKLLYDRVLSMLLASSVLLTLLLALLAAPLMRLMSLPPGNERYAIWVALILGMDAVAAIPFARLRLENKARKFAAIKLANILTYVLLNLFFIVLCPDVVAGKYLTGLRPLIERLYDPTLGVGYVFLSNLFASGLTLVLLWRELTDFRFQLNLEPLRPMLRYAYPLMLMGLAGMVNETLDRILLGSWLPQGFYPGKSNLAAVGIYGACYKLSIFMSLVIQAFRYAAEPFFFAQSTEKNSPTTFALVLKWFTLCCALIFVVISVNLEDLAPIFLRRPEYREGIGVVPILLLANLFLGVYYNLSVWFKLTDKTYFGTYIAFGGAILTIALNFLLIPLLGYTGSAITTLACYFTMAAVCWWLGERHFPIPYPVARLSVWLLFAIGLVAVSWYLPIADFWLRHAVHLLICAGFAGLLFLTERPRRVIA; from the coding sequence GTGAGTTCAATAGCCAAGCGCTTGGCCGGGCAGACGGCCGTGTACGGCATTAGCAGCATCGTGGGCCGTGTGCTCTCCTATTTGCTGGTGCCCATGTACACGGGTCGGTTTGTAGCGGCTCAATACGGGATCGTGACGGGGCTGTACGCGTACGTGTCGTTTCTAAACGTCGTGTTTACCTACGGCATGGAAACGACGTATTTCCGGTTTGCCAACCGCCCCGGCACCGACCGAAAACTGCTCTACGACCGGGTGTTGAGTATGCTGCTGGCCAGCAGTGTGCTGCTCACGCTTCTGCTGGCCCTGCTAGCGGCCCCGCTAATGCGCCTGATGAGCTTGCCACCTGGCAACGAGCGCTACGCCATATGGGTGGCCCTGATTTTGGGAATGGATGCCGTAGCCGCGATTCCTTTTGCCCGGCTTCGATTGGAGAACAAAGCGCGAAAATTTGCGGCCATCAAGCTGGCCAATATTTTGACTTATGTGCTTCTTAATCTGTTCTTTATCGTACTGTGCCCGGATGTGGTAGCGGGCAAATACCTGACGGGACTGCGCCCTCTGATCGAGCGACTATACGATCCGACGTTGGGCGTAGGGTATGTATTTCTGTCGAACCTGTTTGCCAGCGGCCTCACCTTGGTGCTGCTGTGGCGCGAGCTGACCGACTTCCGATTCCAGCTAAATCTGGAGCCCCTGCGGCCCATGCTGCGCTACGCTTACCCCCTGATGCTGATGGGATTAGCGGGCATGGTAAACGAAACCCTCGACCGGATTCTGCTGGGCTCGTGGCTGCCGCAGGGCTTCTATCCGGGCAAAAGCAACTTGGCGGCGGTGGGTATTTACGGCGCTTGCTACAAGCTGAGCATCTTCATGTCCCTCGTGATTCAGGCGTTTCGCTACGCGGCTGAGCCGTTTTTCTTTGCCCAAAGCACCGAAAAGAACTCGCCTACGACTTTTGCGCTGGTTCTGAAGTGGTTTACGCTGTGCTGCGCCCTGATTTTTGTGGTTATCAGCGTCAATCTGGAAGATTTGGCCCCAATTTTTCTGCGCCGGCCCGAATATCGCGAAGGCATTGGCGTCGTGCCTATCTTGCTGTTAGCCAACTTGTTCCTGGGGGTCTATTACAACCTGTCGGTGTGGTTTAAGCTAACCGACAAAACGTATTTCGGCACCTACATCGCTTTCGGCGGGGCCATCCTGACCATTGCGCTCAACTTTCTGCTGATTCCGCTGCTGGGCTACACGGGCAGCGCCATCACCACGCTGGCCTGCTACTTTACGATGGCCGCGGTGTGCTGGTGGCTCGGCGAAAGGCATTTCCCGATCCCTTATCCGGTCGCGCGCCTCAGCGTATGGCTGCTGTTTGCCATCGGGCTGGTGGCTGTGTCGTGGTATTTGCCCATCGCAGATTTCTGGCTGCGCCACGCTGTGCACCTGCTGATCTGTGCGGGATTTGCGGGGTTGCTTTTCCTGACCGAGCGGCCGCGGCGCGTAATAGCGTAG
- a CDS encoding enoyl-CoA hydratase/isomerase family protein, producing MASYENLLLALDSATGILTITLNRPIKLNALNAATIEEIRQSFQEALDDAAVRGIILTGSGEKAFVAGADIAELADLNEIAGRRVAERGQEAFCMIEESTKPVIAAVNGFALGGGCELAMACHLRVASENARFGQPEVNLGLIPGYGGTQRLTQLVGKAKALELMMTGDQIKADEAHRLGLANHVVPAAELLPFCEQLLKRILSKAPLAIGMVIDCVNAYYDEEKHGYQTEANSFSRCFGSEDFREGTQAFLEKRPAAFKGA from the coding sequence ATGGCCTCCTACGAAAATCTGCTGCTCGCTCTGGATTCTGCCACGGGCATTCTGACCATCACCCTCAACCGCCCTATCAAACTCAACGCCCTGAATGCGGCCACCATCGAGGAAATCCGGCAAAGCTTTCAGGAAGCCCTCGACGATGCTGCCGTGCGGGGCATCATCTTGACGGGCAGCGGCGAAAAGGCGTTCGTGGCCGGTGCCGACATTGCCGAGCTCGCCGACTTGAACGAGATTGCGGGCCGGCGCGTGGCCGAACGAGGCCAAGAAGCGTTCTGCATGATCGAGGAGAGCACCAAGCCCGTCATTGCGGCCGTTAATGGGTTTGCGCTGGGCGGTGGCTGCGAGCTAGCAATGGCCTGTCACCTGCGCGTGGCTTCCGAAAATGCCCGTTTTGGCCAGCCCGAAGTAAATCTGGGCCTGATTCCGGGCTATGGCGGTACGCAGCGTCTGACGCAGCTAGTGGGCAAAGCCAAAGCCCTAGAACTGATGATGACCGGCGACCAGATCAAGGCCGACGAAGCGCACCGCCTGGGGCTCGCCAACCATGTAGTGCCGGCTGCCGAGCTGTTGCCCTTCTGCGAACAGTTGCTCAAGCGCATTCTCAGCAAAGCACCGTTGGCCATCGGCATGGTAATCGACTGTGTGAATGCGTATTACGATGAAGAAAAACACGGTTATCAGACGGAAGCCAATTCGTTCAGCCGCTGCTTTGGGTCCGAAGATTTTCGCGAGGGCACGCAGGCATTCCTCGAAAAGCGGCCGGCCGCATTCAAAGGCGCATAA
- the mscL gene encoding large conductance mechanosensitive channel protein MscL, which yields MGLFSEFKEFVSRGNVLDLAVGVIIGAAFGKIVTSLVDDILMPILGKISGGHDFSDLFVSLDGTTYASLKQAKDAGAATLNYGLFLNAVLNFLIIAFCIFLIVQAANKLRRKPDPAPEAEPAPTKDQILLMEIRDSLRTRV from the coding sequence ATGGGTCTTTTTTCCGAATTCAAAGAGTTCGTTTCGCGCGGCAACGTGCTGGATTTAGCTGTCGGCGTGATTATTGGAGCGGCCTTCGGCAAGATCGTGACTTCGTTGGTCGACGATATCCTGATGCCGATTCTGGGTAAAATCAGCGGAGGGCATGATTTCTCCGATTTATTCGTTTCGCTGGACGGCACCACGTACGCCTCTTTGAAACAAGCCAAAGATGCGGGTGCAGCTACCTTGAACTACGGCCTGTTTCTGAACGCAGTGCTCAACTTCCTCATTATTGCGTTCTGTATCTTCCTGATCGTGCAGGCGGCCAATAAGCTGCGCCGCAAACCCGATCCGGCACCGGAAGCCGAACCAGCGCCAACAAAAGACCAGATTCTGCTCATGGAAATCCGGGATTCTCTGCGCACCCGGGTTTAG
- a CDS encoding OmpA family protein — protein sequence MKKLLFAILALLALPLNSSAQFGLLNAAVDRAANRVAARKIDEAIDRKVAEKTDDYHRALLTEGRLVSYRIQFEPNTATLLPDSYSMLTELTRLLQQQPDLRLSIEAHTLRTGNATASLALAQQRADVVRAALVKNGIAATRLKAKGIGEAQPLSTDNSEEMNQLNQRVEFVKL from the coding sequence ATGAAAAAGCTTCTGTTTGCAATTCTGGCGTTGCTGGCCTTGCCTTTGAACAGTTCGGCACAGTTTGGCCTTTTGAATGCGGCCGTCGATCGGGCGGCTAACCGGGTGGCGGCGCGCAAGATTGACGAGGCCATCGATCGCAAAGTGGCCGAAAAAACCGATGACTACCACCGCGCGCTTCTGACTGAAGGACGCCTAGTCTCCTATCGTATTCAGTTTGAGCCCAATACCGCAACGCTGTTGCCCGACAGCTATTCGATGCTCACTGAACTAACGCGCTTGCTGCAACAACAGCCCGACTTGCGCCTGAGCATCGAAGCCCATACGCTCCGGACTGGCAATGCTACCGCTAGCTTGGCTCTTGCGCAACAACGAGCCGATGTTGTGCGGGCAGCCTTAGTTAAGAATGGAATCGCGGCGACTCGGCTGAAAGCCAAAGGCATCGGCGAGGCCCAACCGCTCAGTACAGACAACTCCGAGGAGATGAATCAATTAAATCAACGGGTAGAATTTGTTAAACTATGA
- a CDS encoding DUF4870 domain-containing protein — MEPTPTPSSSTASDQGRLLAIVSYLTVVGWLVSYFLNKEERSPLAAFHLRQNALLLLTGFALYVGLQVLMFVPLIGWLISLCMLPLYLVLFAFWLLGLLGAINGQEKPIPILGLKAQSLFASL, encoded by the coding sequence ATGGAACCAACGCCAACACCTTCTTCCTCAACTGCTTCCGATCAGGGTCGCTTGCTCGCCATTGTCAGCTATCTCACGGTGGTCGGATGGCTGGTAAGCTATTTTCTCAACAAAGAAGAACGCTCGCCTCTTGCAGCTTTTCACTTGCGGCAAAATGCGCTGCTTCTGCTCACCGGGTTCGCGCTGTACGTTGGTTTGCAAGTACTTATGTTTGTGCCACTCATCGGCTGGCTAATCAGCCTGTGTATGCTGCCGCTGTATCTGGTACTGTTTGCCTTTTGGTTGCTGGGGCTGTTAGGGGCCATCAATGGTCAGGAAAAACCCATCCCAATACTGGGCCTGAAAGCGCAAAGCCTGTTTGCGAGCCTGTAG
- the infB gene encoding translation initiation factor IF-2: MAEAATKRLNQAAKDLNVGTSTIVDFLAGKGHQVENKPTTKLTAEQVSLLNKAFESSAHDKMEASKLSQAKRQNEAEVTPPRPEPVAPKANGSVAAPAPATPKPAEEAKPAAPQPAPAAEIPSAPVPAAPAPVVEAPKVPGLKVLGKIELDAKGRPVAPRPTAAPAPAAPAAVQEAVPSAPAPAPQPVPVAETKPAPAPTPVPEQALTPAPAPQVVAPVAEAKPVAAPTPAAPVEPVVAAPQPPVTPQPQPAPVPQATAPVAPEPIPAPQAEEATIVAKADQLKGLTVLGKIELPVDSSRRGGGGSNNRRPVASSDVRKSGLSPDAKKKRQRIPTPGASPSGQGGGQQQGGGQQPGNRPSGGRPDQPNRGGQPRPGGSGQQGNRPLTHGGQPVPPRVAPTPEQNDKQIQEQIKATLAKLSGGRGGSQANRAKYRRDKRAGVAEASELARQQSELASKTLKVTEFISANDLASLMDVSVNEVIKVCLNMGMFVSINQRLDAEAITVIADEFGYDVEFLSAEEEEVDLGLEDAEEDLQPRAPIVTIMGHVDHGKTSLLDYIRNATVAKGEAGGITQHIGAYEVKTSSGKRVTFLDTPGHEAFTAMRARGAKVTDIAIIVVAADDSVMPQTKEAINHAQAAGVPIIIALNKIDKPAANPEKIREELSQINILVEEWGGKYQSQEVSAKSGLGVEDLLEKVLLEAELLELKANPERNAIGTVVEASLDKGRGYVTTVLVQTGTLNVGDIVLAGPHYGRVKAMTDHRGKKMKVAGPSTPVQVLGLTGAPQAGDKIVVMETEREARELATQRQQLSREQSMRTKKHITLDEIGRRLAIGSFKELNVIVKGDVDGSVEALSDSLLKLSTPEVKVNILSKGVGAISESDVLLASASDAIIIGFQVRPSQSARKLAEQEQIDIRLYSIIYNAINEVKDAMEGMLAPTVQEVVVANAEVRQVFNITKVGSIAGCMVTEGSFTRNTKVRVVRDGIVVYSGEIQALKRYKDDVSEVRQGYECGISVKNFNDLREGDNIEGFEEKEVKRTL; encoded by the coding sequence ATGGCGGAAGCAGCAACCAAACGGCTGAATCAGGCGGCCAAAGACCTGAACGTTGGAACCTCTACAATTGTGGATTTTCTGGCGGGTAAAGGGCACCAAGTCGAAAATAAACCGACAACCAAGTTGACTGCGGAGCAGGTTTCGCTGCTCAATAAAGCATTCGAGTCGTCGGCGCATGACAAGATGGAGGCCTCGAAACTCAGCCAGGCCAAGCGCCAGAATGAGGCAGAAGTCACTCCTCCCCGTCCGGAACCGGTAGCTCCTAAAGCTAACGGAAGCGTAGCCGCGCCTGCGCCGGCTACTCCGAAGCCTGCAGAGGAAGCCAAGCCCGCTGCTCCTCAGCCGGCACCAGCCGCTGAAATTCCTTCTGCCCCGGTGCCAGCGGCGCCTGCTCCCGTAGTAGAAGCACCCAAAGTGCCGGGCCTGAAGGTTTTAGGTAAAATTGAGTTGGATGCCAAAGGCCGCCCCGTAGCGCCTCGCCCAACTGCTGCTCCCGCTCCAGCGGCTCCAGCAGCAGTGCAAGAGGCAGTTCCATCGGCGCCAGCCCCTGCTCCTCAACCAGTTCCTGTTGCGGAAACTAAGCCAGCCCCAGCGCCCACACCAGTTCCTGAGCAGGCTCTTACTCCTGCACCTGCCCCACAAGTTGTGGCACCGGTAGCAGAAGCCAAGCCAGTAGCGGCACCTACTCCTGCAGCTCCAGTTGAGCCAGTTGTAGCAGCACCTCAACCCCCAGTCACTCCGCAACCGCAGCCAGCTCCCGTGCCGCAAGCAACTGCACCTGTTGCACCTGAACCTATTCCGGCTCCGCAAGCTGAAGAAGCCACAATCGTTGCGAAAGCTGATCAGCTGAAAGGCTTAACAGTTCTTGGCAAGATTGAGCTTCCTGTAGATTCGTCTCGCCGTGGCGGTGGGGGTAGTAACAACCGCCGGCCAGTAGCCTCTTCGGATGTGCGCAAAAGCGGTCTTAGCCCTGATGCCAAGAAGAAACGGCAGCGTATTCCTACTCCTGGAGCTAGCCCTTCAGGACAAGGCGGTGGTCAGCAGCAAGGCGGTGGCCAGCAACCAGGCAATCGCCCTAGTGGTGGTCGTCCGGATCAGCCAAACCGCGGTGGCCAACCGCGCCCCGGTGGGTCAGGCCAACAGGGTAATCGCCCACTCACCCACGGTGGTCAGCCCGTTCCGCCGCGCGTGGCGCCTACGCCAGAGCAAAACGACAAGCAGATACAAGAACAAATCAAGGCTACGCTGGCAAAACTCAGCGGCGGTCGCGGCGGCAGCCAAGCCAACCGCGCCAAGTACCGTCGCGACAAGCGGGCCGGTGTTGCCGAAGCGAGCGAATTAGCTCGTCAGCAAAGCGAGCTAGCCTCTAAGACACTTAAAGTAACGGAGTTCATCTCGGCCAATGACTTGGCTTCTCTGATGGATGTATCTGTGAATGAGGTAATTAAGGTTTGTCTGAATATGGGCATGTTCGTGTCCATCAACCAGCGCCTTGATGCGGAAGCCATTACGGTCATTGCCGATGAGTTTGGCTATGATGTCGAATTCCTTTCTGCAGAAGAAGAGGAAGTAGATTTAGGGCTTGAAGATGCTGAAGAGGATCTGCAACCTCGCGCTCCAATCGTGACCATCATGGGCCACGTCGACCACGGCAAAACATCGTTGCTTGACTACATCCGCAATGCCACGGTTGCCAAAGGCGAAGCCGGCGGTATTACGCAGCACATCGGTGCCTACGAGGTTAAAACCTCTTCCGGCAAACGAGTTACTTTCCTGGATACGCCTGGTCACGAGGCCTTTACGGCCATGCGTGCTCGCGGTGCCAAGGTTACGGACATTGCCATCATTGTGGTAGCTGCCGATGACTCGGTAATGCCGCAAACCAAGGAAGCCATCAACCACGCACAAGCGGCTGGTGTTCCGATAATTATTGCGCTCAACAAGATTGACAAGCCTGCCGCCAACCCCGAAAAGATCCGCGAGGAGCTTTCCCAAATTAACATTCTGGTAGAAGAATGGGGCGGTAAATATCAGTCACAGGAAGTGTCGGCTAAATCGGGCCTTGGCGTCGAAGACCTACTCGAAAAGGTACTACTGGAAGCTGAACTCCTTGAGTTGAAAGCCAACCCTGAGCGCAATGCGATAGGCACCGTGGTTGAGGCCTCGCTTGACAAAGGCCGGGGTTATGTAACCACAGTGCTGGTGCAAACCGGCACCCTGAATGTGGGCGACATCGTGCTGGCTGGTCCGCACTACGGCCGCGTAAAGGCCATGACCGATCATCGTGGTAAGAAGATGAAAGTTGCGGGTCCCTCCACTCCGGTGCAGGTCCTGGGCTTGACGGGTGCACCGCAGGCGGGTGACAAAATCGTGGTAATGGAAACGGAGCGCGAAGCCCGCGAACTTGCCACGCAACGTCAGCAACTGTCGCGTGAGCAGAGCATGCGCACCAAGAAGCACATCACACTGGACGAAATTGGCCGTCGTTTGGCTATTGGCTCGTTCAAAGAGCTGAATGTAATTGTGAAAGGCGACGTGGACGGCTCGGTAGAAGCACTCTCCGACTCGCTGCTCAAGCTGTCAACGCCGGAAGTGAAAGTCAACATCCTCTCCAAAGGGGTTGGCGCCATCTCCGAATCGGACGTGTTGCTGGCTTCGGCTTCCGACGCAATCATCATTGGTTTCCAGGTACGTCCTTCGCAAAGCGCACGCAAACTGGCTGAGCAAGAGCAGATTGACATCCGCCTCTACTCGATCATCTACAATGCCATCAACGAGGTGAAGGATGCCATGGAAGGTATGCTGGCCCCAACGGTGCAGGAAGTAGTGGTAGCCAACGCCGAGGTTCGCCAGGTGTTCAACATTACCAAAGTCGGCAGCATTGCAGGCTGTATGGTAACGGAGGGCTCGTTTACGCGCAATACCAAAGTGCGCGTGGTGCGCGACGGCATCGTGGTTTACTCCGGCGAAATCCAGGCTCTGAAGCGCTACAAAGACGACGTGTCGGAAGTACGCCAAGGCTACGAGTGCGGTATTTCGGTGAAGAACTTCAACGACTTGCGCGAAGGCGACAACATCGAAGGTTTCGAAGAAAAAGAAGTGAAGCGTACTCTATAA